AGCCTGGACACCAAGCGCGTGCAGTTCACCCCCGACCTCATGCCAGGCGATGTCACCGGTTCTCTGGTTTACGACTCCCACACTTCCGAATTCAGTTTCCGGGAGGGACCTGTTTTCACCAACCTGCTGTTGGCTGATGAGATCAACCGCACCCCTCCAAAGACCCAGGCTTCGCTCCTCGAGGCCATGGAAGAGCGGCAGGTATCGGTGGACGGCGCCTCCCGGCGGCTGCCGGCGCCCTTCCTTGTGGCGGCTACGCAGAATCCGGTGGAGTACGAGGGGACCTATGCCCTGCCGGAGGCGCAACTGGACAGGTTCCTGCTCAAGCTCACCATGCCGCTGCCTGAGCGCGGGGACGAAATTGAAGTCATCCGCCGCCATGCCGCCGGGTTCGATCCCCGGGACCTGGCAGCAGCCGGCGTCCGGGCGGTGGCCGGCGCGGAGGACCTGGAACGGGCGCGGGAGGCAGTGACGCGGGTGGCCGTGGAACCGGAAATCATCGCGTACATCGTTGACCTCGTACGGGCAACCCGGGCCGCCCCTTCATTCCAGCTGGGCGTATCACCCCGCGGTGCCACTGCACTCCTCAACACCTCACG
This window of the Pseudarthrobacter defluvii genome carries:
- a CDS encoding AAA family ATPase, whose protein sequence is MDDDGARQALLAVRREVAKAVVGQDATVTGLLIALLSQGHVLLEGVPGVAKTLLVRALSSALSLDTKRVQFTPDLMPGDVTGSLVYDSHTSEFSFREGPVFTNLLLADEINRTPPKTQASLLEAMEERQVSVDGASRRLPAPFLVAATQNPVEYEGTYALPEAQLDRFLLKLTMPLPERGDEIEVIRRHAAGFDPRDLAAAGVRAVAGAEDLERAREAVTRVAVEPEIIAYIVDLVRATRAAPSFQLGVSPRGATALLNTSRSWAWLSGRPFVTPDDVKALALPCLRHRVALQPEAQMDGVRVDDVLGSILASVPVPR